A DNA window from Candidatus Methanoperedens sp. contains the following coding sequences:
- a CDS encoding dihydroorotate dehydrogenase has product MLSLTLTGLNLKNPLLLAAGVMGTTGGSLKRIADNGAGAVITKSLGIEPKTGHANPSMVEVDCGYLNAMGLPNPSYKNFQQEIDIARDSGIPVIASIFGGCALDFSQIAGALDADAFELNVSCPHAHGFGAEIGTDPNLVEDITIAVKTATDKPVWVKLTPNVTDIKSIGLAAQRGGADAVVAINTVRGMAIDIESGYPVLGNRFGGLSGRAIKPVAIKCVYDLYDALDIPVIGAGGISDWKDAVEFIMAGALAVEIGSAVGNNINVFKDISKGMETFLAKKEWTLDEVCGMAHKI; this is encoded by the coding sequence AAGCGGATTGCGGATAATGGGGCAGGCGCAGTCATCACAAAATCCCTGGGGATTGAGCCAAAAACAGGGCATGCTAATCCGAGCATGGTTGAAGTGGATTGCGGTTACCTGAATGCAATGGGTCTTCCGAATCCTTCTTATAAGAATTTCCAGCAGGAAATTGATATTGCGCGGGATTCGGGCATCCCCGTGATCGCAAGTATTTTCGGGGGATGCGCTCTTGATTTTTCGCAAATCGCAGGAGCCCTGGATGCTGATGCGTTTGAGCTGAACGTAAGCTGCCCGCATGCCCACGGATTTGGCGCAGAAATCGGTACAGACCCAAATCTTGTGGAAGATATTACGATTGCGGTAAAAACCGCTACTGATAAGCCGGTCTGGGTAAAATTAACGCCCAATGTCACAGATATAAAGAGTATTGGATTGGCAGCCCAACGCGGGGGTGCTGATGCAGTTGTTGCGATAAACACTGTGAGGGGGATGGCAATAGATATCGAAAGTGGTTATCCTGTACTGGGAAACAGGTTCGGGGGTCTCTCCGGCCGTGCAATAAAGCCGGTTGCAATAAAATGTGTTTATGATCTTTACGATGCTCTTGATATACCTGTAATTGGCGCTGGCGGGATTTCGGACTGGAAGGATGCGGTGGAATTCATAATGGCAGGAGCCCTTGCAGTCGAAATTGGCTCTGCTGTCGGGAATAACATCAATGTTTTCAAAGATATATCAAAGGGTATGGAAACATTCCTGGCAAAAAAAGAATGGACATTAGATGAAGTTTGTGGGATGGCGCATAAAATATGA